A genome region from Labrys wisconsinensis includes the following:
- a CDS encoding ABC transporter substrate-binding protein yields MFNDISRRQLLRAGASLGAAGAMGALACPAVAQGTSLTFATWGNPGEEAAFRHIIEAYKAVEPGVTVNLEIVPGDQQYQRLDTRLAGRQAPDLVRIQYQQIGRYAVASSMLDLGPMLKPGYMDDFADVHRSALTFGGKQFAMPFDNNTLAIYYDKEAMAAIGEVPPTTIDKAWTWADLERIAAAIVDKKAAPYPMAVTWAGAQAYRWLIFLYQHGGALLTEDLTAPAINSKEGIETIAWTASWFKKGWVPANTSIKSSENVENLFANGGVALAFAGQWTLSYIDDLRKKPWGVTFMCRDKQHATDLGADCIAVTRDAKTPQAAADFLQFMAGKENLAYYDVNAGALPTRKSLQEPGALSYSKYTDSYALYVEQSKYQRADLVQTVTLPKFARMNSKLGDELELAFASGQSAEDTAANIANAVQDILG; encoded by the coding sequence ATGTTCAACGATATCAGCCGCCGCCAGCTCCTGCGCGCGGGCGCTTCTCTCGGCGCGGCCGGCGCGATGGGGGCGCTGGCATGCCCGGCTGTCGCGCAGGGCACCAGCCTGACCTTCGCCACCTGGGGCAATCCCGGCGAGGAAGCCGCCTTCCGGCATATCATCGAGGCCTACAAGGCGGTCGAGCCGGGCGTGACCGTCAATCTGGAAATCGTCCCGGGCGACCAGCAGTATCAGCGGCTGGATACCCGGCTGGCGGGCCGCCAGGCCCCCGACCTTGTGCGCATCCAGTACCAGCAGATCGGCCGCTATGCCGTCGCGAGCAGCATGCTCGACCTCGGGCCGATGCTGAAGCCGGGCTACATGGACGACTTCGCCGACGTTCACAGATCCGCGCTGACCTTCGGCGGCAAGCAATTCGCCATGCCCTTCGACAACAACACCCTTGCCATCTACTACGACAAGGAAGCGATGGCGGCGATCGGCGAGGTCCCGCCGACCACCATCGACAAGGCCTGGACCTGGGCCGACCTCGAGCGGATCGCGGCGGCGATCGTCGACAAGAAGGCCGCTCCCTATCCGATGGCGGTGACATGGGCCGGTGCGCAGGCCTATCGCTGGCTGATCTTCCTGTACCAGCACGGCGGCGCGTTGCTGACCGAGGACCTCACGGCGCCAGCGATCAACAGCAAGGAGGGCATCGAGACCATCGCCTGGACCGCCTCCTGGTTCAAGAAGGGCTGGGTGCCCGCCAACACCTCGATCAAGAGCTCGGAGAATGTCGAGAACCTGTTCGCCAATGGCGGCGTCGCCCTGGCCTTCGCCGGTCAATGGACCCTCAGCTACATCGACGATCTGCGCAAGAAGCCTTGGGGCGTGACCTTCATGTGCCGCGACAAGCAGCACGCCACCGATCTCGGCGCCGACTGCATCGCCGTCACGCGCGACGCGAAGACCCCGCAGGCCGCCGCGGATTTCCTCCAGTTCATGGCCGGCAAGGAGAACCTCGCCTATTACGACGTCAACGCCGGAGCCCTGCCGACGCGCAAATCGCTGCAGGAGCCGGGCGCCCTCTCCTATTCGAAGTACACCGACAGCTACGCCCTCTATGTGGAGCAGTCGAAGTACCAGAGAGCCGACCTCGTGCAGACGGTCACCCTGCCGAAGTTCGCCAGGATGAACAGCAAGCTCGGCGACGAGCTGGAGCTTGCCTTCGCATCCGGGCAATCGGCCGAGGACACGGCCGCCAACATCGCCAACGCCGTGCAGGACATCCTCGGCTGA
- a CDS encoding metal-dependent hydrolase family protein: MTSYLFRNVIVWDAVDDTPYPGEVLVEGNRITKVARGAGQISAESAADIIDGQGQFLMPGMVEGHCHLSFVGPARNQDLGEIPPEEHLLRTMRNATLLLNHGFTSAYSAASSKIRIDVVVRQEIEDGYLAGPRYRAAGPEITVTGGLGDERKHHGEFASFGMIADGVTEIRRAVRLCCREGVDNVKFNVSGDEFTSNIRAELVSISQEELTAGVETAHDFGKRVATHARAAESVKRALRAGADCIYHCDFADEEALDMLEAQKHRIIVGPAFGLVHNSVFEGDVVGMTKAVVERMGLPRKLEHTIATYKEMRRRGMKVVVGGDYGFTVTPMGQNARDIGHFVKFFGYTPAEALKCATAVGGELMGHKGELGVIREGALADLLLVDGDPLADQSLLVGPDHFAMIMKDGAMVRDPRRKADLTYVYPAGTRI, from the coding sequence ATGACATCCTATCTCTTCCGCAACGTCATCGTATGGGATGCTGTCGATGACACGCCCTATCCGGGCGAAGTGCTGGTCGAAGGCAACCGGATCACGAAAGTAGCGCGCGGCGCCGGCCAGATCAGCGCCGAGAGCGCCGCAGACATCATCGACGGACAGGGCCAATTCCTGATGCCCGGCATGGTCGAGGGCCATTGCCATCTGAGCTTCGTCGGCCCGGCCCGCAACCAGGACCTGGGTGAAATTCCGCCGGAGGAGCATCTGCTGCGCACCATGCGCAACGCGACGCTGCTGCTCAACCACGGCTTCACCTCCGCCTATTCGGCGGCTTCGAGCAAGATCCGCATCGATGTGGTGGTGCGGCAGGAGATCGAGGACGGCTATCTCGCCGGGCCGCGCTATCGGGCCGCCGGCCCCGAGATCACCGTTACCGGCGGCCTCGGCGACGAGCGCAAGCATCATGGCGAATTTGCCAGCTTCGGCATGATCGCCGACGGTGTCACCGAAATCCGCCGCGCCGTGCGGCTCTGCTGCCGCGAGGGCGTCGACAACGTCAAGTTCAACGTCTCGGGCGACGAGTTCACGTCGAATATCCGCGCGGAGCTGGTCTCGATCAGCCAGGAAGAGCTGACCGCCGGCGTCGAGACGGCACATGACTTCGGCAAGCGCGTCGCCACCCACGCCAGGGCCGCCGAATCGGTGAAGCGGGCGCTGCGTGCCGGCGCCGATTGCATCTACCACTGCGACTTCGCCGACGAGGAAGCCCTCGACATGCTCGAGGCGCAGAAGCACCGCATCATCGTCGGACCGGCTTTCGGCCTCGTGCACAACTCGGTGTTCGAGGGCGACGTCGTTGGCATGACCAAGGCTGTCGTCGAGCGCATGGGTCTGCCCAGGAAGCTCGAGCACACGATCGCGACCTACAAGGAGATGCGCCGGCGCGGCATGAAGGTGGTGGTGGGCGGCGACTACGGCTTCACCGTCACGCCGATGGGGCAGAACGCCCGCGACATCGGCCATTTCGTCAAGTTCTTCGGCTACACGCCGGCCGAGGCGCTGAAATGCGCGACAGCCGTCGGCGGCGAGCTGATGGGCCACAAGGGCGAGCTCGGCGTCATCCGGGAGGGCGCGCTCGCCGACCTGCTGCTGGTCGACGGCGACCCGCTCGCGGACCAGTCGCTGCTGGTCGGGCCGGACCATTTCGCGATGATCATGAAGGACGGCGCCATGGTCCGCGACCCCAGGCGCAAGGCCGATCTCACCTATGTCTATCCCGCCGGGACAAGAATCTGA
- a CDS encoding substrate-binding domain-containing protein, whose amino-acid sequence MADRSRTDGVSVALAVLQALGRSHGTVALVDLAAMVPRSSLHRVVRTLEAAGIVTRRRGTVSVGPLAGRVIGAQALRLRNAPVPPVPSRPCRLLETGDEGKGPIALSRPLRCGPQRRRFRIGFSNISLDNPWRVTLVHCVERAAANLVDGIGEFIVRHADNSAERQAADIADLVDGGADGLIVSAAASPSVRAAIEQAMARGVEVVMVDRGMRDLAPTSFVSTSDTAIGKITAQWLAETLGGTGGLILLPGSESTEPAQKRLAAALAVFSTCPGIEILDTAWTDWQRELGHRRAVGAIERFGRRISGVWCDSGLQGVGSMQAFSQCGWRSGTIPPHTGGDLNLAYKLAIRHRIRLAAVDYPPAMGMRAVDVLFQALHGRHVPSRVDVPLEIILTRGGATPSVVPHLRVEDHVRWDLPDDLVLASGLGQAYSPRAFRIHYRGNVYNRSAALPARHTS is encoded by the coding sequence ATGGCGGACAGGTCTCGAACCGACGGCGTCTCGGTCGCACTTGCGGTGCTGCAGGCGCTCGGCCGATCGCACGGCACGGTCGCGCTCGTCGATCTCGCCGCCATGGTCCCGCGTTCGAGCCTCCACCGCGTCGTCAGGACCCTCGAGGCGGCCGGCATCGTCACCAGGCGCAGGGGCACCGTCAGCGTCGGCCCGCTCGCCGGGCGGGTGATCGGTGCGCAGGCGCTGCGCCTGCGCAATGCACCGGTGCCGCCGGTTCCATCGCGCCCCTGCCGCCTGCTGGAGACCGGCGACGAGGGCAAAGGGCCGATCGCGCTCTCCAGGCCGTTGCGCTGCGGGCCGCAGCGGCGCCGCTTCCGCATCGGCTTTTCCAACATCTCGCTCGACAATCCCTGGCGCGTGACCCTGGTTCATTGCGTCGAGCGGGCGGCGGCCAACCTCGTCGACGGCATCGGCGAGTTCATCGTGCGCCACGCCGACAACAGCGCGGAGAGACAGGCCGCCGATATCGCCGACCTGGTCGACGGCGGGGCCGATGGACTGATCGTCAGCGCGGCAGCGTCCCCGAGCGTCCGGGCTGCGATCGAGCAGGCCATGGCCCGAGGCGTCGAGGTGGTGATGGTCGACCGCGGCATGCGCGACCTGGCCCCGACCAGCTTCGTGTCCACCAGCGATACCGCGATCGGCAAGATCACGGCGCAATGGCTGGCGGAAACGCTCGGAGGGACGGGTGGGCTGATCTTGCTGCCGGGATCGGAAAGCACGGAACCGGCCCAGAAGCGGCTTGCGGCGGCGCTCGCGGTGTTCTCGACATGTCCCGGGATCGAAATTCTCGATACGGCCTGGACCGACTGGCAACGCGAGCTCGGCCATCGTCGTGCGGTCGGCGCCATCGAGCGCTTCGGCCGCCGAATATCCGGCGTCTGGTGCGACAGCGGCCTGCAGGGCGTCGGCTCCATGCAGGCCTTCAGCCAATGCGGCTGGAGAAGCGGGACCATACCGCCGCATACCGGCGGAGACCTCAATCTCGCCTACAAGCTCGCCATCCGGCATCGGATCAGGCTCGCCGCCGTCGATTATCCGCCGGCCATGGGCATGCGGGCCGTCGACGTGCTGTTCCAGGCCCTGCACGGCCGCCACGTTCCGTCCCGCGTCGACGTCCCGCTGGAGATCATCCTGACCCGAGGCGGCGCCACGCCCTCGGTCGTCCCGCACCTGCGGGTCGAGGATCACGTGCGCTGGGATCTGCCGGACGACCTCGTGCTCGCATCCGGCCTGGGCCAGGCCTACAGCCCGCGCGCGTTCCGCATCCACTATCGGGGCAACGTCTACAATCGATCGGCGGCGCTGCCGGCGAGGCATACGTCGTGA
- a CDS encoding Vgb family protein, with amino-acid sequence MRRSSADIIREYGPFPEVERVAGVTYDGRHVWFASGDRLNALDPDSGETVRAIAVPAHAGTAFDGEHLFQIAEDRIQRIDPQSGRVVATIPAPGGGGDSGLAWAEGSLWVGQYRDRKIHQIDPRTGAILRTIESNRYVTGVTWVDGELWHGMWDGEESELRRIDPRTGAVLETIDMPPGAGVSGLESDGADRFFCGSGTSGKLRAVRRPRRDAAGR; translated from the coding sequence ATGCGCCGATCATCCGCCGACATCATCCGCGAATACGGCCCCTTCCCGGAGGTCGAACGCGTCGCCGGCGTCACCTATGACGGCCGGCACGTCTGGTTCGCGTCCGGCGACCGGCTGAACGCCCTCGATCCCGACAGCGGCGAGACGGTGCGCGCCATCGCGGTGCCCGCCCATGCCGGCACCGCCTTCGACGGCGAGCACCTCTTCCAGATCGCCGAGGACCGGATCCAGCGCATCGATCCGCAGTCGGGCCGCGTCGTCGCCACCATCCCGGCGCCGGGCGGCGGCGGCGACTCGGGCCTCGCCTGGGCCGAGGGCTCGCTCTGGGTCGGGCAATATCGCGACCGCAAGATCCACCAGATCGACCCGCGCACGGGCGCGATCCTGCGCACCATCGAGTCCAACCGCTACGTCACCGGCGTCACCTGGGTCGACGGCGAGCTCTGGCACGGCATGTGGGACGGCGAGGAGAGCGAGCTGCGCCGCATCGACCCACGTACCGGCGCAGTGCTGGAGACGATCGATATGCCGCCGGGCGCCGGCGTCTCGGGCCTGGAATCCGACGGCGCCGACCGCTTCTTCTGCGGCAGCGGCACGAGCGGCAAGCTGCGGGCGGTCCGGCGGCCGCGGCGCGATGCCGCCGGAAGGTAG
- a CDS encoding helix-turn-helix domain-containing protein, with protein sequence MDSLITAAAQALAAGDPFGALNRVALREDAPALALRGIAMAQLGDLARAKALLRRAARAFGPKEAVARARCILAEAEIALVSRDLGAISGLDAARAILDRHGDRANAAHACYVEARRLLLVGRLDEAERMLAALPPSPLPIAMRAAHALVAAGIAIRRLCIGPARAALARADTAARQAGIPALLAEVESASLVLDTPAARLVARGAERLLRLDEVEALMASGALVVDASRHLVRGAGTVVPLDTRPVLFALARALAEAWPGDVPRAALVARAFRGKEADESHRARLRVEIGRLRVELRALAEIRATKRGFVLAPHSTGEVAVLARPVEGEHAAVLAFLSDGEAWSSSALALALGASQRSVQRALDELAASGTVQPVGHGRARRWMTPPVPGFPTALLLPAPMPSG encoded by the coding sequence ATGGACTCGCTGATCACGGCCGCGGCGCAGGCGCTCGCCGCGGGCGATCCGTTCGGCGCTCTCAACCGGGTCGCGCTGCGTGAGGATGCGCCGGCGCTGGCGCTGCGCGGCATCGCCATGGCCCAGCTCGGCGACCTCGCCCGGGCCAAGGCCCTGCTCCGACGCGCCGCCCGCGCCTTCGGCCCGAAGGAGGCGGTGGCGCGGGCGCGCTGCATCCTCGCCGAGGCGGAGATCGCCCTGGTCTCGCGCGACCTCGGCGCGATCAGCGGTCTCGATGCCGCGCGGGCGATCCTCGATCGTCATGGCGACCGGGCGAACGCCGCCCATGCCTGCTATGTCGAAGCCCGGCGCCTCCTGCTGGTCGGCCGGCTCGACGAGGCCGAGCGCATGCTCGCCGCGCTTCCCCCCTCGCCGCTGCCGATCGCGATGCGGGCCGCCCATGCGCTGGTGGCCGCCGGCATCGCCATCCGGCGCCTGTGCATCGGGCCGGCCCGCGCCGCGCTGGCACGGGCGGACACGGCCGCACGCCAGGCCGGCATCCCCGCGCTGCTGGCGGAGGTCGAGAGCGCGTCCCTCGTGCTCGACACGCCGGCGGCGCGCCTCGTCGCGCGCGGCGCGGAGCGCCTGCTCCGGCTCGACGAGGTCGAGGCGCTCATGGCGTCCGGCGCGCTGGTGGTGGATGCGAGCCGCCATCTCGTGCGCGGCGCCGGCACGGTGGTGCCGCTCGACACGCGCCCCGTCCTGTTCGCGCTCGCCCGTGCGCTGGCCGAGGCGTGGCCGGGCGACGTGCCGCGGGCCGCACTGGTCGCCCGGGCCTTCCGCGGCAAGGAGGCCGACGAGTCGCACCGCGCCCGGCTGCGCGTCGAGATCGGGCGGCTCAGGGTGGAGCTGCGGGCGCTGGCCGAGATCCGCGCGACCAAGCGGGGCTTCGTCCTGGCGCCGCATTCCACCGGCGAGGTCGCGGTGCTCGCCCGCCCCGTCGAGGGAGAGCATGCCGCGGTGCTCGCCTTCCTGTCGGACGGCGAAGCCTGGTCGAGCTCGGCGCTGGCCCTGGCGCTCGGCGCCAGCCAGCGCAGCGTGCAGCGCGCCCTCGACGAGCTCGCGGCCTCCGGCACGGTGCAGCCGGTCGGCCACGGACGGGCGCGGCGCTGGATGACGCCGCCGGTGCCGGGATTCCCGACAGCCTTGTTGCTCCCGGCCCCGATGCCGAGCGGGTAG
- a CDS encoding DUF899 domain-containing protein, translated as MPTHITGTREEWLAARLDLLEAEKALTRRSDELARLRQDLPWVRVDKDYRFDTEDGGASLTDLFRGRSQLLVYHFMYGPDYKAGCPSCSMIADGFDGFAVHLANHDVMLWAVSRAPLPQLEAYRQRMGWHFPWASSQGGDFNFDFNVSFTEAQQRRGSIDYNYERGGHAMDAVPPPPPVAEFAATCGTDPATYARDRPGASAFVLEDGVVYHSYSTYARGLDGLWGAYQWLDRAPKGRNETGIWWRRHDEYGPAREAAR; from the coding sequence ATGCCGACGCATATTACCGGGACGCGCGAGGAATGGCTCGCGGCGCGGCTCGACCTGCTCGAGGCGGAGAAGGCGCTGACGCGGCGCAGCGACGAGCTGGCGCGGCTGCGGCAGGACCTGCCCTGGGTGCGGGTCGACAAGGACTACCGCTTCGACACCGAGGACGGCGGCGCCTCGCTGACGGACCTGTTCCGGGGCCGCTCGCAGCTCCTCGTCTATCATTTCATGTACGGGCCCGACTACAAGGCCGGCTGCCCCTCCTGCTCGATGATCGCCGACGGCTTCGACGGCTTCGCGGTGCACCTCGCCAATCACGACGTGATGCTCTGGGCGGTGTCGCGGGCGCCGCTTCCCCAGCTCGAGGCCTACCGGCAGCGCATGGGCTGGCACTTCCCCTGGGCCTCCTCGCAGGGCGGCGACTTCAACTTCGACTTCAACGTCTCCTTCACCGAAGCGCAGCAGCGCCGGGGCAGCATCGACTACAATTACGAGCGCGGCGGCCACGCCATGGACGCCGTCCCGCCGCCGCCGCCCGTCGCGGAGTTCGCGGCGACCTGCGGCACCGATCCGGCGACCTATGCGCGCGACCGGCCGGGGGCGAGCGCCTTCGTGCTGGAGGACGGCGTGGTCTACCACAGCTATTCCACCTATGCGCGCGGGCTGGACGGCCTGTGGGGCGCCTATCAATGGCTCGACCGCGCGCCCAAGGGCCGCAACGAGACCGGCATCTGGTGGCGGCGCCACGACGAGTACGGCCCGGCGCGGGAGGCGGCGCGATGA
- a CDS encoding GFA family protein, protein MSKPYLGGCACGAVRYQIDDEPVFENHCQCRDCQRRSGTGHSSFLTFPDRAKAVVTGKVTTWHVAGDSGNEKIHAFCPTCGTPVHLTFAAMPDLLSVHAASLDSPELFHPSVVTYHARALDWDAVDPGLTKVQKMPQA, encoded by the coding sequence ATGAGTAAGCCCTATCTCGGCGGTTGCGCGTGCGGCGCGGTCCGCTATCAAATCGATGACGAGCCCGTCTTCGAGAACCATTGCCAGTGCCGTGACTGCCAGCGCCGGAGCGGAACGGGGCACAGCTCCTTCCTCACCTTTCCGGATCGCGCCAAGGCCGTGGTCACCGGCAAGGTCACGACCTGGCATGTGGCCGGGGACAGCGGCAACGAAAAGATCCACGCGTTCTGCCCGACATGCGGGACGCCGGTGCACTTGACGTTCGCGGCCATGCCGGACCTGCTGTCCGTTCACGCCGCCAGCCTGGACTCGCCGGAACTCTTCCATCCCAGCGTCGTCACCTACCACGCCCGGGCCCTGGACTGGGATGCGGTCGACCCGGGGCTGACCAAGGTGCAGAAAATGCCGCAGGCCTAG